A genomic stretch from bacterium includes:
- the ftsA gene encoding cell division protein FtsA, producing the protein MVALVKPKQDVIAVLDVGTTKVVCFIARMDPTGEPVIEGIGHQVSNGARSGVITDLKAAERSIVTAVHSAEQMAEMRIDKVVVNLSGNHIRSHNIFMETPVSPHAVSPRDVARLVDYGKQSIRHGERELVHCYPISYTLDEVRGIQDPVGMYGNRLGVNLHLVTASSSAMRNLSQCVARAQLDISEFVVSSFASGTACLTEDEMQLGVTLLDIGGGTSVIAVYIEGKPVFTDSIPVGAHHVTQDIARGLSTTVGHAERLKVLYGSVVGVMSDDRDLIDVPTISQGEEGGHETLQTMPRAQLTSIIRPRMEEIFDMAKARLEQSGFDRIAGRRLVLTGGGAQIMGAAEMAGKVFGKQARVGFPKAMKGLAESTSGPAFATAIGMVQAVSKRTQKPEVGEAQAPMLAQPIFSPVVRAFQWLREKI; encoded by the coding sequence ATGGTGGCGCTGGTTAAACCAAAACAGGATGTGATTGCCGTACTGGATGTGGGAACCACCAAGGTGGTGTGTTTCATCGCGCGTATGGACCCGACGGGTGAGCCTGTGATTGAAGGCATCGGCCATCAGGTATCCAACGGGGCGCGTTCCGGCGTTATTACGGATTTAAAAGCGGCCGAGCGCAGCATCGTCACCGCCGTGCATTCGGCCGAGCAGATGGCCGAGATGCGGATTGACAAGGTGGTGGTGAATCTCTCCGGCAATCATATTCGTTCACACAATATCTTTATGGAAACGCCGGTATCGCCGCATGCGGTTTCCCCGCGCGACGTGGCGCGGCTGGTGGATTACGGCAAGCAGTCCATCCGCCATGGCGAGCGCGAACTGGTGCATTGCTATCCCATCAGTTACACGCTGGACGAGGTGCGCGGCATTCAAGACCCCGTCGGCATGTATGGCAACCGCCTGGGGGTGAATCTGCATCTGGTGACGGCTTCCTCCAGCGCGATGCGCAATCTCAGCCAGTGCGTGGCGCGCGCGCAGCTGGATATTTCCGAGTTTGTGGTGTCGAGCTTTGCATCCGGCACGGCCTGTTTGACGGAAGACGAGATGCAACTGGGTGTGACGCTTTTGGATATCGGCGGCGGTACCTCAGTGATTGCCGTCTATATCGAAGGCAAGCCTGTGTTTACCGATAGCATTCCCGTGGGCGCGCACCATGTGACGCAGGATATTGCGCGCGGGCTTTCCACCACGGTGGGGCATGCGGAGCGGCTGAAGGTGCTGTATGGCTCTGTGGTCGGCGTGATGTCCGACGACCGTGACCTGATTGATGTGCCCACCATCTCGCAAGGCGAGGAAGGCGGCCATGAAACATTGCAGACCATGCCGCGTGCGCAGCTGACCTCCATCATCCGCCCACGTATGGAAGAGATTTTCGATATGGCGAAAGCCCGGCTTGAGCAAAGCGGGTTTGACCGCATTGCCGGGCGGCGGCTGGTGCTGACAGGTGGCGGTGCGCAGATCATGGGTGCTGCCGAGATGGCAGGCAAAGTATTCGGTAAGCAGGCGCGTGTGGGTTTCCCAAAGGCGATGAAAGGCCTGGCGGAATCCACCAGCGGTCCTGCATTCGCCACGGCTATCGGCATGGTGCAGGCGGTATCCAAGCGCACGCAAAAGCCGGAGGTGGGAGAGGCGCAGGCGCCGATGCTCGCGCAGCCGATTTTCAGCCCGGTGGTGCGTGCGTTCCAATGGCTCAGGGAGAAAATATAA
- a CDS encoding FtsQ-type POTRA domain-containing protein, with amino-acid sequence MAKKTVSLQDAEKLSARRAWRKKLEHGFRWGGAAVLFTSVGFGIYAMQGDVWNRWTNGVSNWFHEKQASASHVAGLNITHVYLEGRERMPLDAADKLVGVKLGDPLLATDIDDIRSRLETSPWVQKAEVQRSLSGALHVRITERQPVAIWQHDGEHYLVDRSGTLIVPVAQAPKNDPLLESLPLLIGATAPQHWQNLLTLMAQTPEIFAKIHSAVWVGERRWDLVLFDGTRIMLPQANVEAAWNALRDLNKQGVLEKSIAGLDLRDPDRLYVRLKPGSEGMDESGAQPAAVKMPDAAPVKKDGFDT; translated from the coding sequence ATGGCTAAAAAAACCGTCAGTCTGCAGGATGCGGAAAAACTCTCGGCCCGCCGGGCGTGGCGCAAAAAGCTGGAGCACGGGTTCCGCTGGGGGGGAGCGGCGGTGCTGTTCACCTCTGTCGGGTTTGGCATATACGCCATGCAGGGCGATGTGTGGAACCGCTGGACCAATGGCGTTTCCAACTGGTTTCATGAGAAACAGGCTTCGGCGTCCCATGTGGCGGGGCTGAACATCACGCATGTGTATCTGGAAGGGCGTGAGCGCATGCCGCTGGATGCGGCCGACAAACTGGTGGGCGTCAAGCTGGGCGACCCGCTGCTGGCAACCGACATCGACGATATCCGTTCGCGGCTGGAAACATCCCCCTGGGTGCAGAAGGCGGAAGTTCAGCGCAGCCTTTCCGGTGCGCTGCATGTACGGATTACCGAGCGCCAGCCCGTGGCCATCTGGCAGCATGATGGCGAGCATTATCTGGTGGACCGTTCCGGCACGCTGATTGTGCCCGTGGCGCAGGCACCGAAAAACGACCCGCTGCTGGAAAGCCTGCCGCTGCTGATCGGCGCGACCGCTCCGCAGCACTGGCAGAACCTGCTGACGCTGATGGCCCAGACGCCGGAGATTTTCGCCAAAATCCATTCTGCCGTGTGGGTGGGCGAGCGCCGCTGGGATCTGGTGCTGTTTGACGGCACGCGCATCATGCTGCCGCAGGCGAATGTGGAAGCGGCGTGGAATGCGCTGCGCGACCTGAACAAACAGGGTGTGCTGGAAAAATCTATCGCCGGGCTTGACCTGCGCGACCCGGACAGGCTTTATGTGCGCCTGAAGCCCGGCAGCGAGGGAATGGACGAGAGTGGCGCGCAACCGGCCGCCGTGAAAATGCCGGATGCCGCGCCAGTGAAAAAGGACGGTTTTGACACATGA